A portion of the Chaetodon trifascialis isolate fChaTrf1 chromosome 7, fChaTrf1.hap1, whole genome shotgun sequence genome contains these proteins:
- the paqr6 gene encoding membrane progestin receptor delta isoform X2, which produces MPEGRVFPVWRGIGASSGVGGGWSQGWGRCLRWEPAIPGQRARIPVFDYPVWLVLCRGGRARLIEVCQRGRGAIRLPTDMLSIKLPQLFDIHQVPKVFREDSIISGYRHPRSSALDCVLSSFQMNNETVNIWTHFLPTWYFLWRFCVLCSTLNFLTDSYTWPLLVYMLLICIYPFTSSCAHTFSTMSPESRHICYFFDYGALSLYSLGCAISYGYYVIPDSWVNTWLHQHFVPIAIGNTLFCTSLSCYSRFLELQFPQRSKALRTGAFIVPFMFDTLPLFYRIVICCGGSCSPSDALSSHSYHLLFAFLTCFLFTAHLPERLAPGRFDYFGHSHQLFHVSAVVGTHFQMEGVIADMTSRRAALAAHVAMPSFLGTVGVLVLSLILNLGIIGIFSAPLLWKPCCGSATPPTPARGCKEQ; this is translated from the exons ATGCCCGAGGGTCGCG TGTTTCCAGTGTGGCGGGGGATCGGGGCCAGTAGTGGCGTCGGAGGCGGGTGGAGCCAGGGGTGGGGACGCTGCTTGCGATGGGAGCCAGCCATTCCGGGACAAAGGGCCCGGATCCCGGTATTTGACTACCCGGTCTGGTTAGTCCTCTGTCGCGGGGGACGAGCCAGGCTCATTGAGGTTTgccagagagggaggggtgcCATCAGACTGCCCACAGACATGCTCAGCATCAAGCTCCCCCAGCTCTTCGACATCCACCAGGTCCCCAAG GTGTTCAGGGAGGACAGCATCATCTCTGGATACCGTCACCCGCGGAGCTCAGCGCTGGACTGCGTCCTCAGCAGCTTCCAGATGAACAACGAGACAGTAAACATCTGGACCCACTTCTTGCCAACATG GTACTTCCTGTGGCGCTTCTGCGTCCTCTGCTCCACCCTGAACTTCCTGACTGACAGCTACACCTGGCCCCTGCTGGTGTACATGCTGCTCATCTGCATCTACCCCTTCACCTCCAGCTGTGCGCACACCTTCAGCACCATGTCCCCAGAGTCCCGCCACATCTGCTACTTCTTCGACTACGGAGCGCTCAGCCTCTACAGCCTGG GTTGTGCCATAAGCTACGGCTACTACGTCATCCCGGACAGCTGGGTGAACACCTGGCTCCATCAGCATTTTGTCCCCATTGCCATTGGAAACACGCTGTTCTGCACCAGTCTGTCCTGCTATTCCAG GTTCCTGGAGCTGCAGTTCCCACAGAGAAGTAAAGCTCTGAGGACGGGAGCGTTTATCGTCCCCTTTATGTTTGacactcttcctctgttttacCGG ATTGTCATCTGCTGCGGGGGAAGCTGCAGCCCGAGCGACGCCTTGTCCAGTCACAGTTACCACCTCCTCTTCGCCTTCCTCACCTGTTTCCTGTTCACCGCCCACCTCCCGGAGAGGTTGGCCCCGGGGCGCTTCGACTACTTCG GCCACAGCCACCAGCTCTTCCACGTCAGCGCCGTGGTGGGGACCCACTTCCAGATGGAGGGTGTGATCGCAGACATGACGTCGCGGAGGGCGGCGCTCGCGGCCCACGTGGCGATGCCCTCCTTCCTGGGGACCGTTGGGGTGCTGGTCCTCAGCCTCATCCTCAACCTGGGCATCATCGGCATTTTCAGCGCCCCGCTGCTGTGGAAGCCCTGCTGCGGCTCCGCCACGCCGCCCACGCCCGCCCGCGGGTGCAAGGAGCAGTGA
- the paqr6 gene encoding membrane progestin receptor delta isoform X3, with product MLSIKLPQLFDIHQVPKVFREDSIISGYRHPRSSALDCVLSSFQMNNETVNIWTHFLPTWYFLWRFCVLCSTLNFLTDSYTWPLLVYMLLICIYPFTSSCAHTFSTMSPESRHICYFFDYGALSLYSLGCAISYGYYVIPDSWVNTWLHQHFVPIAIGNTLFCTSLSCYSRFLELQFPQRSKALRTGAFIVPFMFDTLPLFYRIVICCGGSCSPSDALSSHSYHLLFAFLTCFLFTAHLPERLAPGRFDYFGHSHQLFHVSAVVGTHFQMEGVIADMTSRRAALAAHVAMPSFLGTVGVLVLSLILNLGIIGIFSAPLLWKPCCGSATPPTPARGCKEQ from the exons ATGCTCAGCATCAAGCTCCCCCAGCTCTTCGACATCCACCAGGTCCCCAAG GTGTTCAGGGAGGACAGCATCATCTCTGGATACCGTCACCCGCGGAGCTCAGCGCTGGACTGCGTCCTCAGCAGCTTCCAGATGAACAACGAGACAGTAAACATCTGGACCCACTTCTTGCCAACATG GTACTTCCTGTGGCGCTTCTGCGTCCTCTGCTCCACCCTGAACTTCCTGACTGACAGCTACACCTGGCCCCTGCTGGTGTACATGCTGCTCATCTGCATCTACCCCTTCACCTCCAGCTGTGCGCACACCTTCAGCACCATGTCCCCAGAGTCCCGCCACATCTGCTACTTCTTCGACTACGGAGCGCTCAGCCTCTACAGCCTGG GTTGTGCCATAAGCTACGGCTACTACGTCATCCCGGACAGCTGGGTGAACACCTGGCTCCATCAGCATTTTGTCCCCATTGCCATTGGAAACACGCTGTTCTGCACCAGTCTGTCCTGCTATTCCAG GTTCCTGGAGCTGCAGTTCCCACAGAGAAGTAAAGCTCTGAGGACGGGAGCGTTTATCGTCCCCTTTATGTTTGacactcttcctctgttttacCGG ATTGTCATCTGCTGCGGGGGAAGCTGCAGCCCGAGCGACGCCTTGTCCAGTCACAGTTACCACCTCCTCTTCGCCTTCCTCACCTGTTTCCTGTTCACCGCCCACCTCCCGGAGAGGTTGGCCCCGGGGCGCTTCGACTACTTCG GCCACAGCCACCAGCTCTTCCACGTCAGCGCCGTGGTGGGGACCCACTTCCAGATGGAGGGTGTGATCGCAGACATGACGTCGCGGAGGGCGGCGCTCGCGGCCCACGTGGCGATGCCCTCCTTCCTGGGGACCGTTGGGGTGCTGGTCCTCAGCCTCATCCTCAACCTGGGCATCATCGGCATTTTCAGCGCCCCGCTGCTGTGGAAGCCCTGCTGCGGCTCCGCCACGCCGCCCACGCCCGCCCGCGGGTGCAAGGAGCAGTGA
- the paqr6 gene encoding membrane progestin receptor delta isoform X1, producing the protein MSMQGSVLAVGKCLACLEFMLFPVWRGIGASSGVGGGWSQGWGRCLRWEPAIPGQRARIPVFDYPVWLVLCRGGRARLIEVCQRGRGAIRLPTDMLSIKLPQLFDIHQVPKVFREDSIISGYRHPRSSALDCVLSSFQMNNETVNIWTHFLPTWYFLWRFCVLCSTLNFLTDSYTWPLLVYMLLICIYPFTSSCAHTFSTMSPESRHICYFFDYGALSLYSLGCAISYGYYVIPDSWVNTWLHQHFVPIAIGNTLFCTSLSCYSRFLELQFPQRSKALRTGAFIVPFMFDTLPLFYRIVICCGGSCSPSDALSSHSYHLLFAFLTCFLFTAHLPERLAPGRFDYFGHSHQLFHVSAVVGTHFQMEGVIADMTSRRAALAAHVAMPSFLGTVGVLVLSLILNLGIIGIFSAPLLWKPCCGSATPPTPARGCKEQ; encoded by the exons TGTTTCCAGTGTGGCGGGGGATCGGGGCCAGTAGTGGCGTCGGAGGCGGGTGGAGCCAGGGGTGGGGACGCTGCTTGCGATGGGAGCCAGCCATTCCGGGACAAAGGGCCCGGATCCCGGTATTTGACTACCCGGTCTGGTTAGTCCTCTGTCGCGGGGGACGAGCCAGGCTCATTGAGGTTTgccagagagggaggggtgcCATCAGACTGCCCACAGACATGCTCAGCATCAAGCTCCCCCAGCTCTTCGACATCCACCAGGTCCCCAAG GTGTTCAGGGAGGACAGCATCATCTCTGGATACCGTCACCCGCGGAGCTCAGCGCTGGACTGCGTCCTCAGCAGCTTCCAGATGAACAACGAGACAGTAAACATCTGGACCCACTTCTTGCCAACATG GTACTTCCTGTGGCGCTTCTGCGTCCTCTGCTCCACCCTGAACTTCCTGACTGACAGCTACACCTGGCCCCTGCTGGTGTACATGCTGCTCATCTGCATCTACCCCTTCACCTCCAGCTGTGCGCACACCTTCAGCACCATGTCCCCAGAGTCCCGCCACATCTGCTACTTCTTCGACTACGGAGCGCTCAGCCTCTACAGCCTGG GTTGTGCCATAAGCTACGGCTACTACGTCATCCCGGACAGCTGGGTGAACACCTGGCTCCATCAGCATTTTGTCCCCATTGCCATTGGAAACACGCTGTTCTGCACCAGTCTGTCCTGCTATTCCAG GTTCCTGGAGCTGCAGTTCCCACAGAGAAGTAAAGCTCTGAGGACGGGAGCGTTTATCGTCCCCTTTATGTTTGacactcttcctctgttttacCGG ATTGTCATCTGCTGCGGGGGAAGCTGCAGCCCGAGCGACGCCTTGTCCAGTCACAGTTACCACCTCCTCTTCGCCTTCCTCACCTGTTTCCTGTTCACCGCCCACCTCCCGGAGAGGTTGGCCCCGGGGCGCTTCGACTACTTCG GCCACAGCCACCAGCTCTTCCACGTCAGCGCCGTGGTGGGGACCCACTTCCAGATGGAGGGTGTGATCGCAGACATGACGTCGCGGAGGGCGGCGCTCGCGGCCCACGTGGCGATGCCCTCCTTCCTGGGGACCGTTGGGGTGCTGGTCCTCAGCCTCATCCTCAACCTGGGCATCATCGGCATTTTCAGCGCCCCGCTGCTGTGGAAGCCCTGCTGCGGCTCCGCCACGCCGCCCACGCCCGCCCGCGGGTGCAAGGAGCAGTGA